In Shouchella patagoniensis, the following are encoded in one genomic region:
- the dnaB gene encoding replicative DNA helicase yields the protein MSDLLNDRTPPQNIEAEQAVLGAIFLADHALTTASERLMPEDFYRASHQRIFEVMLDIGEKGEPVDLVTVTADLQDRKWLDEIGGVAYLSDVADSVPTAANVEYYSKIVEEKALLRRLIRVATNIAKEGYASEEEVDSILDQAEKTILEVSQQKNTSSFVSIKDVLLDTYDQIEMLQQTRGEITGIATGFSELDTMTAGFQRNDLIIVAARPSVGKTAFALNIAQNVATKTEENVAIFSLEMGASQLVTRMLCAEGNIDAQRMRTGALEEEDWHKLSMAMGSLSKAGIYIDDTPGVKVGEIRAKCRRLKQDKGLGMILIDYLQLIQGNGRGGENRQQEVSEISRTLKAIARELEVPVIALSQLSRGVESRQDKRPMMSDIRESGSIEQDADIVAFLYRDDYYDKESENKNIIEIIIAKQRNGPVGTVELAFVKEYNKFVNLDRRHDESAMPPY from the coding sequence ATGAGTGATCTTCTAAATGACCGGACACCGCCCCAAAACATTGAAGCGGAACAAGCGGTGCTTGGTGCAATTTTCTTGGCAGACCATGCGCTAACAACTGCAAGCGAACGGCTCATGCCTGAAGATTTTTACCGGGCAAGTCATCAGCGAATTTTTGAAGTGATGCTCGACATCGGTGAAAAAGGGGAACCTGTTGACCTTGTTACGGTTACAGCAGATTTGCAGGATCGCAAATGGCTTGATGAAATTGGCGGGGTTGCTTATTTAAGTGATGTGGCTGATTCCGTTCCGACTGCTGCCAATGTGGAGTATTATAGTAAGATTGTTGAGGAAAAGGCCCTTTTACGTAGGCTTATCCGAGTCGCAACCAACATTGCAAAAGAAGGCTATGCAAGTGAAGAAGAAGTCGATTCCATTCTTGATCAAGCGGAAAAGACGATTCTGGAAGTTTCACAGCAAAAAAATACGAGCAGTTTTGTATCGATTAAAGATGTGCTTTTAGACACATACGATCAAATCGAAATGCTCCAACAGACGCGCGGTGAAATAACTGGAATCGCGACTGGATTCTCGGAGCTTGATACAATGACGGCTGGATTCCAACGCAATGACCTCATTATTGTTGCTGCACGGCCATCTGTAGGTAAGACGGCTTTTGCGTTAAACATTGCTCAAAATGTTGCTACGAAAACGGAAGAAAATGTAGCGATTTTTTCACTGGAGATGGGTGCAAGTCAGCTAGTCACAAGGATGCTTTGTGCAGAAGGAAATATTGACGCGCAACGGATGCGGACGGGGGCTCTTGAAGAAGAGGATTGGCACAAGCTTTCCATGGCAATGGGCTCATTATCCAAAGCAGGAATTTACATCGACGATACGCCTGGGGTAAAAGTGGGAGAAATCCGTGCCAAATGCCGTAGACTTAAGCAAGATAAAGGGCTTGGTATGATTTTAATTGACTACTTGCAGCTTATTCAGGGGAACGGTCGTGGTGGAGAGAACCGTCAACAAGAAGTATCGGAGATTTCGCGGACGCTTAAAGCGATTGCCCGTGAACTTGAAGTACCAGTTATTGCTTTATCACAGCTTTCCCGGGGCGTTGAATCAAGACAAGATAAACGGCCAATGATGTCCGACATTCGTGAATCAGGAAGTATTGAACAAGATGCCGATATTGTTGCCTTTCTTTACCGAGATGATTATTATGACAAAGAATCAGAGAACAAGAATATCATTGAAATTATTATTGC
- the rplI gene encoding 50S ribosomal protein L9 yields the protein MKVIFTQDVKGKGKKGETKNVAEGYARNYLLPNNLAKEATSGNVKDLEAQKKSKQKQQEAELEEAKAYKEQLEALTITIPAKAGEGGRLFGAVSTKQIAEALSKQAKKVDKRKIQLDDPIRALGYTKVPIKIHPEVVAVVNVHVKEA from the coding sequence ATGAAAGTCATTTTTACGCAAGATGTAAAAGGCAAAGGGAAAAAGGGAGAAACAAAAAACGTTGCTGAAGGCTATGCTCGCAATTACCTGCTCCCAAATAATTTAGCGAAAGAAGCGACTTCTGGAAATGTAAAAGATTTAGAAGCACAAAAGAAAAGCAAACAGAAGCAACAGGAAGCTGAGTTGGAAGAAGCGAAAGCATATAAAGAACAGCTTGAAGCTCTGACGATTACGATTCCAGCTAAAGCAGGAGAAGGTGGCCGTTTATTTGGAGCCGTCTCAACAAAACAAATTGCTGAAGCTTTATCTAAGCAAGCTAAGAAAGTTGACAAGCGTAAGATTCAATTAGATGATCCGATACGTGCCCTTGGTTACACAAAGGTACCGATTAAGATACATCCAGAAGTAGTTGCCGTTGTAAACGTGCATGTTAAAGAAGCATAG
- a CDS encoding DHH family phosphoesterase, producing the protein MPNWKKQWWHHVHVITLFAVAVALTSWLTVSQWEFGMIVGLLLIAWAVLFIRAQKKYDKRLDMYMSTLSYRVNKAGEEAVTKLPIGIVLYDENRVIQWANPFVYERFGNGLTGESVTMIHEEVSDFLDEGLTDETVQVDSSYYYLTFEQNERLIYIVDVTEKELTQEKYEHMLPVVAHIYLDNYDEVTQSMEDQVRSKLLAQVTTALNNWASDYDIFLRRTSSDRFLAVMNHKALLLLEENRFELLDEVRDITAKEKVPITLSIGVGTEESSLKQLGVLAQSSLDLALGRGGDQVAIKKKNGRVRFYGGKTNAVEKRTRVRARVISHALRDFVKESERVIVMGHQRPDMDAIGAALGVLKIADLNDREGFIVLDEEDTNADVQRLLEEVEQHDHLWNQFISPEEAINLVDKETLLVIVDTHKPSLVIEPKLLQMVDRIIVLDHHRRSEDFVQDPVLVYMEPYASSTAELVTELLEYQPMQFKMDRLEATALLAGITVDTKSFAVRTGARTFDAASFLRANGADTALVQKLLKEDLASYVKRAKLMENAYVYREGYAIATAQDDETYDQIIIAQAADTLLTMSGVRASFVVCMRADGRIGISARSLGDVNVQVIMERLGGGGHLSNAATQLEDLSLEEARIQLEQAVDEGFEGGN; encoded by the coding sequence ATGCCTAATTGGAAAAAGCAGTGGTGGCATCATGTCCATGTCATCACACTCTTCGCCGTAGCTGTTGCTTTAACAAGTTGGCTTACTGTTAGCCAATGGGAGTTTGGCATGATCGTAGGACTTCTTTTAATTGCTTGGGCTGTACTCTTTATTCGTGCACAAAAGAAATACGACAAACGTTTAGACATGTATATGTCCACTTTGTCCTACCGTGTGAATAAGGCTGGCGAAGAAGCCGTTACAAAACTTCCAATCGGGATTGTGCTTTATGACGAGAATCGGGTCATACAGTGGGCAAACCCATTTGTGTATGAGCGATTTGGTAATGGCTTGACAGGCGAATCTGTAACGATGATTCATGAAGAGGTAAGTGACTTTCTAGATGAAGGTTTAACAGATGAGACGGTGCAAGTCGATTCCTCATACTACTATTTAACATTTGAACAAAATGAACGACTGATTTATATTGTTGATGTAACGGAAAAAGAATTGACGCAAGAAAAGTATGAGCATATGTTGCCGGTAGTTGCCCATATTTATTTGGACAACTACGATGAAGTGACACAAAGCATGGAAGACCAAGTGCGTAGCAAATTGCTAGCGCAAGTGACAACAGCCTTGAACAATTGGGCAAGTGATTACGATATCTTTTTGCGACGGACATCATCGGATCGTTTCTTAGCCGTGATGAATCACAAAGCGCTGCTCTTGCTTGAAGAAAATCGGTTTGAGCTGTTAGATGAAGTTCGAGATATTACAGCAAAAGAAAAAGTTCCAATTACCCTTAGTATAGGTGTTGGTACAGAAGAATCATCATTAAAACAACTTGGTGTATTAGCCCAGTCTAGCTTAGATTTGGCGCTTGGACGCGGCGGCGATCAAGTAGCGATTAAGAAAAAGAATGGACGTGTTCGTTTTTACGGTGGTAAAACAAATGCCGTTGAAAAACGAACAAGAGTAAGGGCAAGAGTGATATCCCATGCTTTGCGCGACTTTGTCAAAGAAAGTGAACGAGTCATTGTGATGGGGCATCAACGCCCGGATATGGATGCAATTGGTGCTGCTCTTGGTGTGCTTAAAATTGCTGACTTAAATGACCGTGAAGGTTTTATTGTACTAGACGAAGAAGATACAAATGCGGATGTCCAGCGTCTACTTGAAGAAGTAGAGCAGCATGACCATTTGTGGAATCAGTTTATTTCACCTGAAGAAGCGATTAATCTAGTTGATAAAGAAACGTTGCTTGTTATTGTGGATACGCATAAACCGTCACTTGTAATTGAACCAAAGCTTTTACAGATGGTGGATCGTATTATTGTACTTGACCATCACCGGCGGAGTGAAGATTTTGTACAAGATCCTGTCCTTGTTTATATGGAACCATACGCATCCTCAACTGCAGAGTTAGTGACAGAGCTGCTTGAATACCAGCCGATGCAATTTAAAATGGATCGCTTAGAAGCAACTGCACTCCTTGCTGGTATCACAGTTGATACAAAAAGTTTTGCTGTTCGTACAGGGGCAAGAACATTTGATGCAGCCTCTTTCTTGCGAGCGAATGGGGCAGACACTGCGCTCGTTCAAAAGCTGTTAAAGGAAGACTTGGCGTCCTACGTGAAGCGTGCTAAGCTTATGGAGAATGCGTACGTTTATAGAGAAGGGTATGCAATTGCAACGGCCCAAGACGATGAGACATATGATCAAATTATTATCGCTCAAGCTGCCGATACGCTTTTAACGATGAGTGGTGTACGCGCCTCATTTGTGGTTTGTATGCGTGCAGATGGTCGTATAGGCATCAGTGCCAGATCTCTTGGGGATGTAAACGTCCAAGTGATTATGGAACGTCTTGGTGGCGGTGGGCATCTCTCGAATGCAGCTACGCAGCTAGAAGATTTATCACTGGAAGAAGCGCGGATACAGCTCGAACAGGCTGTGGATGAAGGATTTGAAGGAGGGAATTAA
- a CDS encoding DUF2232 domain-containing protein: MDDRKVVSQGMISGLIYLLLYFLFITQIPLINLLALLTLPLPIIYFTAKYGLKPGLLVTAVVGLLGTFISAGLFLLPIGFAAIGLAVGHYQHKRRSGAERLLAAIIPTFLFLVLGYVLLATLFDLSFVDQVRSSMQETQQLAERFGVDVYDDELITAYTAFLESLMTLVLLIMATVYAFIIYGGSVLLFNRIGMDYHKLPKFRYWEFPRFVLILYFLFWFLAILPFEAGSYMDSASQVGFFTISILLIIQALSLFVTYLNYKKVSKTMRVLLVIAALLSIMLVPILIYIVRIIGAFDMIFRIRDRLQT, translated from the coding sequence TTGGACGATAGGAAAGTAGTCTCTCAAGGAATGATAAGTGGATTGATCTATCTCCTCTTATATTTTCTTTTTATAACACAAATACCGTTAATCAACTTATTGGCACTTCTAACATTGCCACTACCGATCATTTATTTTACAGCTAAGTATGGATTGAAACCGGGTTTGCTTGTCACTGCAGTGGTTGGTTTACTAGGTACATTTATATCAGCGGGTCTGTTTTTACTGCCAATCGGTTTTGCAGCAATTGGACTAGCTGTTGGTCATTACCAACATAAAAGAAGATCGGGAGCCGAAAGGTTGCTTGCAGCCATTATCCCAACGTTTTTATTTCTTGTTCTTGGTTATGTCCTGTTAGCCACTCTGTTTGATCTTTCTTTTGTGGATCAGGTTCGGAGCTCGATGCAAGAGACTCAGCAACTTGCAGAACGATTTGGAGTGGACGTATACGATGATGAGCTCATTACAGCTTATACGGCTTTTCTTGAGTCGTTAATGACACTCGTGCTGCTTATTATGGCAACGGTCTATGCCTTCATTATCTATGGCGGTTCTGTTCTTCTATTTAATCGAATAGGAATGGACTACCATAAGCTGCCGAAATTCCGTTACTGGGAATTTCCACGTTTTGTCTTGATTCTCTATTTTTTATTCTGGTTTTTGGCGATCTTGCCTTTTGAAGCAGGGTCTTATATGGACTCAGCTAGCCAAGTTGGTTTTTTTACTATAAGCATACTGCTAATAATACAAGCATTATCTTTATTTGTGACCTATTTAAATTATAAAAAAGTTTCAAAGACGATGCGGGTTCTGCTGGTTATTGCAGCTTTACTAAGTATCATGTTGGTGCCGATCCTGATTTATATCGTAAGGATTATAGGGGCATTCGATATGATCTTTAGAATTCGCGATCGATTGCAAACGTAA
- the rpsR gene encoding 30S ribosomal protein S18, translated as MARRGRPKRRKVCFFTANKITHIDYKDVDLLKRFISERGKILPRRVTGTSAKYQRKLTIAIKRSRQIALLPYVNDVN; from the coding sequence ATGGCACGTCGCGGTCGTCCTAAACGGAGAAAGGTTTGCTTTTTTACAGCAAACAAGATCACACACATCGATTATAAAGATGTTGATTTGCTTAAACGTTTCATTTCAGAACGTGGAAAAATTCTTCCACGTCGCGTAACTGGAACATCTGCAAAGTATCAACGTAAATTGACAATTGCAATTAAACGTTCACGTCAAATTGCGTTGCTTCCTTATGTCAACGATGTAAACTAA
- the ssb gene encoding single-stranded DNA-binding protein has protein sequence MLNRVVLVGRLTRDPELRFTPNGVAVANFTLAVNRPFSNQQGEREADFINCVVWRKPAENVANFLKKGSLAGVDGRVQTRSYDNNEGKRVFVTEIVAESVQFLEPRNSQNQGNSQGNFGGGSQQGGYGGGSSQGGNQGSGGNRSNGYDNDPFSSDGSIDISDDDLPF, from the coding sequence TTGTTAAACCGTGTTGTTCTTGTCGGACGCTTAACGCGTGACCCTGAACTGCGATTCACACCAAACGGAGTTGCTGTGGCGAACTTTACGCTTGCGGTCAACCGTCCGTTTTCAAACCAGCAAGGTGAAAGAGAAGCAGATTTCATTAACTGTGTTGTTTGGCGTAAGCCAGCTGAAAACGTCGCGAATTTCCTGAAAAAAGGGAGCCTCGCTGGCGTCGATGGGCGTGTGCAAACACGTAGCTACGACAATAATGAAGGAAAGCGTGTTTTCGTGACAGAGATTGTTGCGGAAAGCGTGCAATTTCTTGAACCTCGCAATAGTCAAAACCAAGGCAATAGCCAAGGTAACTTTGGCGGAGGATCACAACAGGGCGGTTATGGCGGCGGAAGCAGCCAAGGCGGGAACCAAGGTTCCGGCGGCAATCGTTCGAACGGATATGACAATGATCCATTCTCAAGTGATGGCTCCATTGATATTTCCGATGATGACCTTCCGTTCTAA
- the rpsF gene encoding 30S ribosomal protein S6 produces the protein MRKYEIMYIIAPNLEEAATKEIVERYNKVLTDNGAEILKADEIGKKRLAYEINDFKDGYYVLLSVQANTEAINEFNRLVKINDNIIRVLVTKDEQ, from the coding sequence ATGCGTAAGTACGAAATCATGTACATTATCGCTCCAAACCTAGAAGAAGCAGCTACTAAAGAGATCGTTGAGCGTTACAATAAAGTGCTCACTGATAATGGTGCTGAAATCTTAAAGGCAGACGAGATCGGTAAAAAACGCTTAGCTTATGAAATCAATGATTTCAAAGATGGCTACTACGTTTTACTAAGTGTACAAGCTAATACAGAAGCAATTAATGAATTTAATCGTTTAGTTAAGATCAACGATAACATTATTCGTGTCCTTGTAACAAAAGACGAACAGTAA
- the ychF gene encoding redox-regulated ATPase YchF, giving the protein MALTTGIVGLPNVGKSTLFNAITQAGAESANYPFCTIDPNVGIVEVPDERLDKLTELVKPKKTIPTAFEFTDIAGIVEGASKGEGLGNKFLSHIRQVDAISHVVRCFADDNITHVSGGVNPLRDIEVINLELILADLESVDKRIGRVAKLAKSKDKEAVAELPVLEQLKEAFENEKPARSIDFNEDEMKIVKQMHLLTSKPVLYVANVSEEDVSAGDNDYVKQVRDFAAGENSNVIVISAKIEEEIAELEGEEKQMFLEELGIEESGLDQLIRAAYTLLGLETYFTAGEQEVRAWTYRNGTKAPQAAGIIHTDFERGFIRAETVSYEDLLDAGSMGVARERGRVRLEGKEYIVQDGDVIHFRFNV; this is encoded by the coding sequence GTGGCTTTAACAACTGGAATTGTTGGTTTGCCAAACGTGGGTAAGTCAACATTATTTAATGCAATTACACAAGCTGGTGCTGAATCAGCAAATTATCCGTTCTGTACAATTGATCCAAATGTTGGGATTGTTGAAGTTCCTGATGAACGTTTGGACAAGCTAACAGAACTAGTCAAACCAAAGAAGACGATCCCAACTGCGTTTGAGTTTACTGATATTGCCGGGATTGTTGAAGGTGCTAGTAAAGGGGAAGGACTTGGAAATAAATTCCTTTCTCATATTCGTCAAGTAGATGCGATTTCACATGTTGTCCGTTGTTTTGCGGATGATAACATTACGCATGTATCAGGTGGGGTAAATCCACTTCGTGATATTGAAGTAATTAACTTAGAGTTAATTCTAGCTGATTTAGAATCAGTTGATAAACGAATTGGTCGAGTAGCTAAGCTTGCTAAATCAAAAGATAAAGAAGCGGTTGCGGAACTTCCCGTTTTGGAACAACTAAAAGAAGCATTTGAAAATGAAAAACCAGCTAGAAGTATTGACTTTAATGAAGATGAAATGAAAATTGTTAAGCAAATGCATTTGCTTACAAGCAAGCCTGTCCTTTACGTAGCGAATGTATCAGAGGAAGATGTTTCTGCTGGCGATAACGACTACGTGAAACAAGTAAGAGATTTTGCAGCTGGTGAAAATAGCAATGTCATTGTTATCTCTGCAAAGATTGAAGAGGAAATTGCGGAGTTAGAGGGCGAAGAAAAGCAAATGTTCCTTGAAGAGCTGGGGATCGAAGAGTCTGGTCTTGATCAACTGATTCGCGCTGCTTATACGCTACTTGGGCTAGAAACGTATTTCACAGCTGGGGAACAAGAAGTACGTGCTTGGACGTATCGAAATGGTACAAAGGCACCTCAAGCTGCTGGGATTATTCATACAGACTTTGAACGTGGCTTTATTCGAGCAGAGACCGTGTCGTATGAAGATTTACTTGATGCAGGAAGTATGGGAGTAGCGAGAGAGCGTGGGCGCGTTCGTCTTGAAGGGAAAGAGTATATTGTCCAAGATGGAGATGTAATTCATTTCCGTTTTAATGTATAA
- a CDS encoding DUF951 domain-containing protein has protein sequence MAEKEFALHDVVEMKKPHPCGENRWKIIRMGMDVRIKCMGCQHSVMLPRRDFSKKMKKVLGSE, from the coding sequence GTGGCTGAGAAGGAGTTTGCGTTACATGATGTGGTAGAAATGAAGAAGCCGCATCCTTGTGGAGAAAATCGATGGAAGATCATTCGCATGGGAATGGACGTGCGAATTAAGTGCATGGGTTGTCAACATAGTGTGATGCTGCCGCGCCGGGACTTTTCAAAGAAAATGAAAAAAGTATTGGGTTCCGAGTAA
- a CDS encoding YkvI family membrane protein: protein MWGNGLKWMFLIVGTIIGAGYASGRELWEFFGAESGLAIILFACLFAMSCAVILTIAKKKGTTHYLPILEVLLGKKLAKAYDVMIILYLFSVTVIMLAGAGATLEVYQIPFWLGIVLNAGLVVVMFLKDTTGMTKVNALLIPVLIICLVVVLVVYQSSIGFSFTFDVAMQHNWPAALTFTSLNILPIIAVLGAVGNQIKHRGEIYIASIGSGLLLGTISYLYNESLLSVAQEIIFYEIPLFVILKHYPSVMVLTISLVLWLAIYTTATSGVFGLISRIRTRIQGPAWLIALALVALMAPMTMFGFSTLISILYPLYGVLNLYILAALILYPILKHPGAKSRL, encoded by the coding sequence ATGTGGGGCAATGGGTTAAAATGGATGTTTTTAATTGTAGGAACAATTATTGGAGCTGGTTATGCATCTGGGAGAGAGTTATGGGAATTTTTTGGCGCGGAAAGCGGACTGGCTATTATCCTATTTGCATGTCTTTTTGCAATGAGCTGTGCAGTCATTTTGACCATTGCAAAGAAAAAAGGCACGACTCACTACCTGCCTATTCTTGAAGTATTACTGGGGAAGAAATTAGCAAAAGCGTACGATGTGATGATTATTCTTTATTTATTTTCTGTTACGGTTATTATGTTAGCGGGAGCAGGAGCGACGTTAGAGGTTTATCAAATTCCATTTTGGCTTGGAATAGTCTTAAATGCAGGACTTGTTGTTGTGATGTTTTTAAAAGATACAACTGGTATGACAAAAGTGAATGCATTGCTTATCCCCGTTTTAATTATTTGCCTTGTTGTTGTACTCGTTGTTTATCAATCATCAATTGGTTTTTCGTTTACTTTTGATGTTGCAATGCAACATAATTGGCCAGCGGCGCTCACATTTACATCACTTAACATCTTGCCAATTATCGCTGTTCTAGGGGCTGTTGGAAATCAAATTAAGCATCGTGGGGAAATTTATATTGCAAGCATTGGGAGTGGCTTACTACTTGGTACGATTTCTTACTTGTATAATGAATCGCTTTTATCTGTTGCTCAAGAAATTATTTTTTATGAAATCCCGTTATTTGTGATTTTAAAACATTATCCTTCGGTGATGGTATTGACAATCTCGCTCGTCTTGTGGTTGGCAATTTACACAACTGCCACGTCAGGTGTATTTGGACTTATCTCTCGCATACGTACGAGGATCCAAGGACCGGCTTGGTTAATTGCGTTAGCTCTAGTTGCTTTAATGGCTCCAATGACAATGTTTGGGTTTTCAACGTTAATCTCAATCTTGTATCCACTTTATGGAGTGCTTAATTTATATATACTAGCAGCGCTCATTCTTTACCCTATTCTAAAACATCCAGGTGCAAAAAGCAGGCTTTGA
- the yyaC gene encoding spore protease YyaC, producing the protein MSTNLWPFKKRRPPLRYHIEDVALIDELGKALLSHCERRGKRDLLLLCIGTDRSTGDALGPLLGSLLKNTDLTHFHVYGTLAEPIHATNMEERLTKIYKKHSHAYTIAVDACLGRSANVGYITLNEEPLKPGAAMGKNLPEIGDICLTGIVNVGGLMDFYMLQSTRLHVVMNMAEKLTSLIQEVDTSLSVSQKPQKAFRLLAPKNELL; encoded by the coding sequence ATGAGTACAAACCTTTGGCCATTTAAAAAAAGAAGACCCCCTCTTCGTTATCATATTGAAGATGTAGCATTAATAGATGAACTCGGAAAAGCATTGCTTTCCCATTGTGAGAGACGGGGCAAACGTGACTTATTGTTATTATGCATTGGAACGGATCGCTCTACTGGTGATGCCTTGGGGCCCTTGCTTGGGAGTTTACTTAAAAATACGGATTTAACCCATTTCCATGTGTATGGCACTCTAGCAGAACCCATCCATGCAACAAATATGGAAGAACGTTTAACCAAAATTTATAAAAAACATAGTCATGCTTATACAATTGCCGTCGATGCGTGTCTTGGTAGAAGTGCAAATGTCGGATATATAACATTAAATGAAGAACCATTAAAGCCTGGTGCTGCAATGGGTAAAAACTTGCCTGAAATTGGCGACATTTGTTTAACTGGCATCGTAAATGTTGGCGGATTAATGGATTTTTATATGTTACAAAGCACACGTCTACATGTCGTCATGAACATGGCTGAGAAGCTAACCTCTTTAATACAAGAAGTAGATACCAGTTTAAGCGTTTCGCAAAAACCACAAAAGGCGTTCCGACTTTTAGCACCAAAAAACGAGTTGCTCTAA
- a CDS encoding aminotransferase class V-fold PLP-dependent enzyme — protein MLYFDHAATSSPKPKGVIDAVTNALEALSANPGRSGHKLSLQAAEVVFETRKMAAELLGAPSPKHIWFYPNATYALNQAILGFPIRQGGEIVTTVFEHNSVLRPLHHLQTEKDIQVTYASGKTGSETARAVVDSISTSTDLIVINHASNVTGELIPLKDIAEKAKAVHAILLVDASQTAGIIDINLERDGIDMVACPGHKGLQGPQGTGLLAVSKDLGLIPLIHGGTGNQSELTHQPETWPERYEAGTVNTPGIAGLGAGLKALDELGGVAAIYQHEQIITSAFLSGIRELETVKVVGSVDSDTRVAVVAFQLTGVNSQEAGIILDQHYQMAVRSGLHCAPKLHEWFETSDEGLLRVSFGPYTTLEEVNQLVQAIKELVDAFKSN, from the coding sequence TTGCTTTATTTTGATCACGCGGCAACATCGTCCCCAAAGCCAAAAGGAGTAATTGATGCAGTTACCAATGCACTTGAAGCACTTAGTGCGAACCCGGGTAGAAGCGGACATAAACTTTCTCTGCAAGCGGCAGAAGTGGTGTTTGAAACAAGGAAGATGGCAGCGGAACTATTGGGGGCACCAAGCCCAAAGCACATTTGGTTTTATCCAAATGCCACATACGCATTAAATCAAGCTATTCTTGGGTTTCCCATTCGTCAAGGAGGAGAGATTGTTACAACAGTTTTTGAACATAATTCTGTTTTGCGTCCGTTGCATCATTTGCAAACAGAAAAAGACATTCAAGTGACGTATGCGAGTGGGAAAACGGGTTCAGAAACAGCAAGAGCGGTTGTTGATTCTATATCGACATCCACTGATTTAATTGTGATAAATCATGCATCTAACGTAACGGGTGAACTAATTCCTTTAAAAGACATAGCTGAAAAAGCAAAAGCTGTTCATGCTATTTTGCTTGTAGATGCGTCACAAACAGCGGGAATTATTGATATTAATCTTGAACGTGATGGAATTGATATGGTAGCGTGTCCAGGACATAAAGGGTTACAAGGACCACAAGGAACAGGATTACTTGCTGTATCTAAAGATTTGGGGCTTATCCCTCTCATTCATGGGGGGACAGGGAATCAGTCTGAGCTAACACACCAACCAGAAACGTGGCCAGAGCGATACGAAGCTGGTACAGTGAATACACCAGGAATAGCGGGTTTAGGTGCTGGTTTAAAGGCACTTGATGAACTAGGTGGCGTTGCTGCAATTTATCAACATGAACAAATCATAACCTCAGCTTTTCTAAGTGGAATAAGAGAGCTTGAAACTGTGAAAGTAGTAGGTTCTGTCGACAGTGATACTAGAGTGGCAGTTGTAGCTTTTCAACTTACAGGGGTAAATAGTCAAGAGGCAGGAATTATCTTAGATCAACACTATCAAATGGCTGTTCGTTCAGGGCTTCATTGTGCACCTAAGTTACATGAGTGGTTTGAGACTTCAGATGAAGGGTTGCTTAGAGTTAGCTTTGGGCCGTATACGACGTTGGAGGAAGTTAACCAATTGGTTCAAGCAATAAAAGAATTGGTAGATGCATTCAAATCAAACTAA